A window from Callithrix jacchus isolate 240 chromosome 17, calJac240_pri, whole genome shotgun sequence encodes these proteins:
- the PLCD1 gene encoding 1-phosphatidylinositol 4,5-bisphosphate phosphodiesterase delta-1 isoform X4, protein MQCLGIRSRSRSRELYLQEQSLKVAALNGQRLGLQDDKDLQALLKGSQLLKVKSSSWRRERFYKLQEDCKTIWQESRKVMRTPESQLFSIEDIQEVRMGHRTEGLEKFARDVPEDRCFSIVFKDQRNTLDLIAPSPADAQHWVLGLRKIIHHSGSMDQRQKLQHWIHSCLRKADKNKDNKMSFKELQNFLKELNIQVDDSYAWKIFRECDHSQTDSLEDEEIEAFYKMLTQRAEIDRTFAEAAGSGETLSVDQLVTFLRHQQREEAAGPALALSLIECYEPSETAKAQRQMTKDGFLMYLLSADGSAFSLAHRRVYQDMGQPLSHYLVSSSHNTYLLEDQLTGPSSTEAYIRALCKGCRCLELDCWDGPNQEPIIYHGYTFTSKILFCDVLRAIRDYAFKQLKGKILLKGKKLGGLLPPAGEGGPEATVVSDEDEAAEMEDEAVRSRVQHKPKEDKLRLAQELSDMVIYCKSVHFGGFSSPGTPGQAFYEMASFSENRALRLLQESGNSFIRHNVGHLSRIYPAGWRTDSSNYSPVEMWNGGCQIVALNFQTPGPEMDVYQGRFQDNGACGYVLKPAFLRDPNTTFNPRALAQGPWLARKRLNIRVISGQQLPKVNKNKNSIVDPKVTVEIYGVSRDVASRQTAVITNNGFNPWWDTEFAFEVVVPDLALVRFVVEDYDASSKNDFIGQSTIPLNSLKQGYRHVHLLSKNGDQHPSATLFVKISLQD, encoded by the exons ATGCAGTGCCTGGGGATCCGGAGCCGGAGCCGCTCCAGGGAGCTCTACCTGCAGGAGCAGAGCCTTAAGGTGGCGGCGCTCAATGGACAGAGGCTGG GCCTGCAGGATGACAAGGATCTGCAGGCCCTGCTGAAGGGCAGCCAGCTGCTGAAGGTGAAGTCCAGCTCATGGCGGAGAGAGCGCTTCTACAAGTTGCAGGAGGACTGCAAAACCATCTGGCAGGAGTCCCGCAAGGTTATGCGGACCCCAGAGTCCCAGCTGT TCTCCATCGAGGACATTCAGGAGGTGCGAATGGGGCACCGCACAGAGGGTCTGGAGAAGTTCGCCCGTGACGTGCCCGAGGACCGCTGCTTCTCCATTGTCTTCAAGGACCAGCGCAATACACTAGACCTCATCGCGCCATCACCAGCGGACGCCCAGCACTGGGTGCTGGGGCTGCGCAAGATCATCCACCACTCGGGCTCCATGGACCAGCGGCAGAAGCTGCAGCA CTGGATTCACTCCTGCTTGCgaaaagctgacaaaaacaaggacaaCAAGATGAGCTTCAAGGAGCTGCAGAACTTCCTGAAGGAGCTCAACATCCAGGTGGACGACAGCTATGCCTGGAAGATCTTCAGG GAGTGTGACCACTCCCAGACAGACTCCCTGGAGGACGAGGAGATCGAGGCCTTCTACAAGATGCTGACCCAGCGGGCGGAGATCGACCGCACCTTCGCCGAGGCCGCGGGCTCAGGGGAGACTCTGTCGGTGGATCAGTTAGTGACGTTCCTGCGGCACCAGCAGCGGGAAGAGGCGGCAGGGCCCGCGCTGGCCCTCTCCCTCATTGAGTGCTACGAGCCCAGCGAGACTG CCAAGGCGCAGCGGCAGATGACCAAGGACGGCTTCCTCATGTACCTACTGTCAGCCGACGGCAGTGCCTTCAGCCTTGCACACCGCCGTGTCTACCAGGACATGGGCCAGCCGCTCAGCCACTACCTGGTGTCCTCTTCCCACAACACCTACCTGCTGGAGGACCAGCTCACCGGGCCCAGCAGCACTGAGGCCTACATCCG GGCACTGTGTAAAGGCTGCCGCTGCCTAGAGCTGGACTGCTGGGATGGGCCCAACCAGGAGCCCATCATCTATCACGGCTACACTTTCACTTCCAAGATCCTCTTCTGTGACGTGCTCAGGGCCATCCGGGACTATGCCTTCAAG CAACTGAAGGGGAAGATCCTGCTGAAGGGAAAGAAGCTGGGAGGGCTCCTGCCCCCTGCAGGGGAGGGTGGCCCTGAGGCCACTGTGGTGTCAGACGAAGATGAGGCTGCCGAGATGGAGGATGAGGCAGTGAGGAGCCGCGTGCAGCACAAGCCCAAG GAGGACAAGCTCAGGCTAGCACAGGAGCTCTCTGACATGGTCATTTACTGCAAGAGCGTCCACTTTGGGGGCTTCTCCAGTCCTGGCACCCCTGGGCAGGCCTTCTACGAGATGGCGTCCTTCTCTGAGAACCGTGCCCTTCGACTGCTCCAAGAATCAG GAAACAGCTTCATCCGCCACAACGTGGGGCACCTGAGCAGAATCTACCCGGCCGGATGGAGAACAGACTCCTCCAACTACAGCCCCGTGGAAATGTGGAACGGGGGCTGCCAGATCG TGGCCCTGAACTTCCAGACCCCCGGGCCAGAGATGGACGTGTACCAGGGCCGTTTCCAGGACAACGGGGCCTGTGGGTACGTGCTGAAGCCCGCCTTCCTGCGAGACCCCAACACCACCTTCAACCCCCGTGCCCTGGCTCAGGGGCCCTGGTTGGCACGAAAGCGGCTCAACATCAGG GTCATCTCGGGGCAGCAACTGCCAAAAGTCAACAAGAATAAGAATTCAATCGTGGACCCCAAGGTGACGGTGGAGATCTACGGTGTGAGCCGGGACGTGGCCAGCCGCCAGACGGCTGTCATCACCAACAATG GTTTCAACCCATGGTGGGACACGGAGTTTGCATTTGAGGTAGTGGTGCCTGACCTTGCCCTCGTCCGCTTCGTGGTAGAAGATTACGACGCCTCCTCCAAGAATGACTTCATCGGCCAGAGTACCATCCCCTTGAACAGCCTCAAGCAAG GATACCGCCATGTCCACCTCTTGTCTAAGAACGGGGACCAGCATCCGTCAGCCACCCTCTTTGTGAAGATCTCCCTCCAGGACTAG
- the PLCD1 gene encoding 1-phosphatidylinositol 4,5-bisphosphate phosphodiesterase delta-1 isoform X8, with amino-acid sequence MGHRTEGLEKFARDVPEDRCFSIVFKDQRNTLDLIAPSPADAQHWVLGLRKIIHHSGSMDQRQKLQHWIHSCLRKADKNKDNKMSFKELQNFLKELNIQVDDSYAWKIFRECDHSQTDSLEDEEIEAFYKMLTQRAEIDRTFAEAAGSGETLSVDQLVTFLRHQQREEAAGPALALSLIECYEPSETAKAQRQMTKDGFLMYLLSADGSAFSLAHRRVYQDMGQPLSHYLVSSSHNTYLLEDQLTGPSSTEAYIRALCKGCRCLELDCWDGPNQEPIIYHGYTFTSKILFCDVLRAIRDYAFKASPYPVILSLENHCTLEQQRVMARHLHGILGPMLLNRPLDGVTNSLPSPEQLKGKILLKGKKLGGLLPPAGEGGPEATVVSDEDEAAEMEDEAVRSRVQHKPKEDKLRLAQELSDMVIYCKSVHFGGFSSPGTPGQAFYEMASFSENRALRLLQESGNSFIRHNVGHLSRIYPAGWRTDSSNYSPVEMWNGGCQIVALNFQTPGPEMDVYQGRFQDNGACGYVLKPAFLRDPNTTFNPRALAQGPWLARKRLNIRVISGQQLPKVNKNKNSIVDPKVTVEIYGVSRDVASRQTAVITNNGFNPWWDTEFAFEVVVPDLALVRFVVEDYDASSKNDFIGQSTIPLNSLKQGYRHVHLLSKNGDQHPSATLFVKISLQD; translated from the exons ATGGGGCACCGCACAGAGGGTCTGGAGAAGTTCGCCCGTGACGTGCCCGAGGACCGCTGCTTCTCCATTGTCTTCAAGGACCAGCGCAATACACTAGACCTCATCGCGCCATCACCAGCGGACGCCCAGCACTGGGTGCTGGGGCTGCGCAAGATCATCCACCACTCGGGCTCCATGGACCAGCGGCAGAAGCTGCAGCA CTGGATTCACTCCTGCTTGCgaaaagctgacaaaaacaaggacaaCAAGATGAGCTTCAAGGAGCTGCAGAACTTCCTGAAGGAGCTCAACATCCAGGTGGACGACAGCTATGCCTGGAAGATCTTCAGG GAGTGTGACCACTCCCAGACAGACTCCCTGGAGGACGAGGAGATCGAGGCCTTCTACAAGATGCTGACCCAGCGGGCGGAGATCGACCGCACCTTCGCCGAGGCCGCGGGCTCAGGGGAGACTCTGTCGGTGGATCAGTTAGTGACGTTCCTGCGGCACCAGCAGCGGGAAGAGGCGGCAGGGCCCGCGCTGGCCCTCTCCCTCATTGAGTGCTACGAGCCCAGCGAGACTG CCAAGGCGCAGCGGCAGATGACCAAGGACGGCTTCCTCATGTACCTACTGTCAGCCGACGGCAGTGCCTTCAGCCTTGCACACCGCCGTGTCTACCAGGACATGGGCCAGCCGCTCAGCCACTACCTGGTGTCCTCTTCCCACAACACCTACCTGCTGGAGGACCAGCTCACCGGGCCCAGCAGCACTGAGGCCTACATCCG GGCACTGTGTAAAGGCTGCCGCTGCCTAGAGCTGGACTGCTGGGATGGGCCCAACCAGGAGCCCATCATCTATCACGGCTACACTTTCACTTCCAAGATCCTCTTCTGTGACGTGCTCAGGGCCATCCGGGACTATGCCTTCAAG GCATCCCCCTACCCCGTCATCCTGTCCCTGGAGAACCACTGCACCCTGGAGCAGCAGCGCGTGATGGCCCGGCACCTGCACGGCATCCTGGGCCCCATGCTGCTGAACCGACCGCTGGATGGGGTCACCAACAGCCTGCCCTCCCCCGAG CAACTGAAGGGGAAGATCCTGCTGAAGGGAAAGAAGCTGGGAGGGCTCCTGCCCCCTGCAGGGGAGGGTGGCCCTGAGGCCACTGTGGTGTCAGACGAAGATGAGGCTGCCGAGATGGAGGATGAGGCAGTGAGGAGCCGCGTGCAGCACAAGCCCAAG GAGGACAAGCTCAGGCTAGCACAGGAGCTCTCTGACATGGTCATTTACTGCAAGAGCGTCCACTTTGGGGGCTTCTCCAGTCCTGGCACCCCTGGGCAGGCCTTCTACGAGATGGCGTCCTTCTCTGAGAACCGTGCCCTTCGACTGCTCCAAGAATCAG GAAACAGCTTCATCCGCCACAACGTGGGGCACCTGAGCAGAATCTACCCGGCCGGATGGAGAACAGACTCCTCCAACTACAGCCCCGTGGAAATGTGGAACGGGGGCTGCCAGATCG TGGCCCTGAACTTCCAGACCCCCGGGCCAGAGATGGACGTGTACCAGGGCCGTTTCCAGGACAACGGGGCCTGTGGGTACGTGCTGAAGCCCGCCTTCCTGCGAGACCCCAACACCACCTTCAACCCCCGTGCCCTGGCTCAGGGGCCCTGGTTGGCACGAAAGCGGCTCAACATCAGG GTCATCTCGGGGCAGCAACTGCCAAAAGTCAACAAGAATAAGAATTCAATCGTGGACCCCAAGGTGACGGTGGAGATCTACGGTGTGAGCCGGGACGTGGCCAGCCGCCAGACGGCTGTCATCACCAACAATG GTTTCAACCCATGGTGGGACACGGAGTTTGCATTTGAGGTAGTGGTGCCTGACCTTGCCCTCGTCCGCTTCGTGGTAGAAGATTACGACGCCTCCTCCAAGAATGACTTCATCGGCCAGAGTACCATCCCCTTGAACAGCCTCAAGCAAG GATACCGCCATGTCCACCTCTTGTCTAAGAACGGGGACCAGCATCCGTCAGCCACCCTCTTTGTGAAGATCTCCCTCCAGGACTAG
- the PLCD1 gene encoding 1-phosphatidylinositol 4,5-bisphosphate phosphodiesterase delta-1 isoform X1, translating to MQCLGIRSRSRSRELYLQEQSLKVAALNGQRLGLQDDKDLQALLKGSQLLKVKSSSWRRERFYKLQEDCKTIWQESRKVMRTPESQLFSIEDIQEVRMGHRTEGLEKFARDVPEDRCFSIVFKDQRNTLDLIAPSPADAQHWVLGLRKIIHHSGSMDQRQKLQHWIHSCLRKADKNKDNKMSFKELQNFLKELNIQVDDSYAWKIFRECDHSQTDSLEDEEIEAFYKMLTQRAEIDRTFAEAAGSGETLSVDQLVTFLRHQQREEAAGPALALSLIECYEPSETAKAQRQMTKDGFLMYLLSADGSAFSLAHRRVYQDMGQPLSHYLVSSSHNTYLLEDQLTGPSSTEAYIRALCKGCRCLELDCWDGPNQEPIIYHGYTFTSKILFCDVLRAIRDYAFKASPYPVILSLENHCTLEQQRVMARHLHGILGPMLLNRPLDGVTNSLPSPEQLKGKILLKGKKLGGLLPPAGEGGPEATVVSDEDEAAEMEDEAVRSRVQHKPKEDKLRLAQELSDMVIYCKSVHFGGFSSPGTPGQAFYEMASFSENRALRLLQESGNSFIRHNVGHLSRIYPAGWRTDSSNYSPVEMWNGGCQIVALNFQTPGPEMDVYQGRFQDNGACGYVLKPAFLRDPNTTFNPRALAQGPWLARKRLNIRVISGQQLPKVNKNKNSIVDPKVTVEIYGVSRDVASRQTAVITNNGFNPWWDTEFAFEVVVPDLALVRFVVEDYDASSKNDFIGQSTIPLNSLKQGYRHVHLLSKNGDQHPSATLFVKISLQD from the exons ATGCAGTGCCTGGGGATCCGGAGCCGGAGCCGCTCCAGGGAGCTCTACCTGCAGGAGCAGAGCCTTAAGGTGGCGGCGCTCAATGGACAGAGGCTGG GCCTGCAGGATGACAAGGATCTGCAGGCCCTGCTGAAGGGCAGCCAGCTGCTGAAGGTGAAGTCCAGCTCATGGCGGAGAGAGCGCTTCTACAAGTTGCAGGAGGACTGCAAAACCATCTGGCAGGAGTCCCGCAAGGTTATGCGGACCCCAGAGTCCCAGCTGT TCTCCATCGAGGACATTCAGGAGGTGCGAATGGGGCACCGCACAGAGGGTCTGGAGAAGTTCGCCCGTGACGTGCCCGAGGACCGCTGCTTCTCCATTGTCTTCAAGGACCAGCGCAATACACTAGACCTCATCGCGCCATCACCAGCGGACGCCCAGCACTGGGTGCTGGGGCTGCGCAAGATCATCCACCACTCGGGCTCCATGGACCAGCGGCAGAAGCTGCAGCA CTGGATTCACTCCTGCTTGCgaaaagctgacaaaaacaaggacaaCAAGATGAGCTTCAAGGAGCTGCAGAACTTCCTGAAGGAGCTCAACATCCAGGTGGACGACAGCTATGCCTGGAAGATCTTCAGG GAGTGTGACCACTCCCAGACAGACTCCCTGGAGGACGAGGAGATCGAGGCCTTCTACAAGATGCTGACCCAGCGGGCGGAGATCGACCGCACCTTCGCCGAGGCCGCGGGCTCAGGGGAGACTCTGTCGGTGGATCAGTTAGTGACGTTCCTGCGGCACCAGCAGCGGGAAGAGGCGGCAGGGCCCGCGCTGGCCCTCTCCCTCATTGAGTGCTACGAGCCCAGCGAGACTG CCAAGGCGCAGCGGCAGATGACCAAGGACGGCTTCCTCATGTACCTACTGTCAGCCGACGGCAGTGCCTTCAGCCTTGCACACCGCCGTGTCTACCAGGACATGGGCCAGCCGCTCAGCCACTACCTGGTGTCCTCTTCCCACAACACCTACCTGCTGGAGGACCAGCTCACCGGGCCCAGCAGCACTGAGGCCTACATCCG GGCACTGTGTAAAGGCTGCCGCTGCCTAGAGCTGGACTGCTGGGATGGGCCCAACCAGGAGCCCATCATCTATCACGGCTACACTTTCACTTCCAAGATCCTCTTCTGTGACGTGCTCAGGGCCATCCGGGACTATGCCTTCAAG GCATCCCCCTACCCCGTCATCCTGTCCCTGGAGAACCACTGCACCCTGGAGCAGCAGCGCGTGATGGCCCGGCACCTGCACGGCATCCTGGGCCCCATGCTGCTGAACCGACCGCTGGATGGGGTCACCAACAGCCTGCCCTCCCCCGAG CAACTGAAGGGGAAGATCCTGCTGAAGGGAAAGAAGCTGGGAGGGCTCCTGCCCCCTGCAGGGGAGGGTGGCCCTGAGGCCACTGTGGTGTCAGACGAAGATGAGGCTGCCGAGATGGAGGATGAGGCAGTGAGGAGCCGCGTGCAGCACAAGCCCAAG GAGGACAAGCTCAGGCTAGCACAGGAGCTCTCTGACATGGTCATTTACTGCAAGAGCGTCCACTTTGGGGGCTTCTCCAGTCCTGGCACCCCTGGGCAGGCCTTCTACGAGATGGCGTCCTTCTCTGAGAACCGTGCCCTTCGACTGCTCCAAGAATCAG GAAACAGCTTCATCCGCCACAACGTGGGGCACCTGAGCAGAATCTACCCGGCCGGATGGAGAACAGACTCCTCCAACTACAGCCCCGTGGAAATGTGGAACGGGGGCTGCCAGATCG TGGCCCTGAACTTCCAGACCCCCGGGCCAGAGATGGACGTGTACCAGGGCCGTTTCCAGGACAACGGGGCCTGTGGGTACGTGCTGAAGCCCGCCTTCCTGCGAGACCCCAACACCACCTTCAACCCCCGTGCCCTGGCTCAGGGGCCCTGGTTGGCACGAAAGCGGCTCAACATCAGG GTCATCTCGGGGCAGCAACTGCCAAAAGTCAACAAGAATAAGAATTCAATCGTGGACCCCAAGGTGACGGTGGAGATCTACGGTGTGAGCCGGGACGTGGCCAGCCGCCAGACGGCTGTCATCACCAACAATG GTTTCAACCCATGGTGGGACACGGAGTTTGCATTTGAGGTAGTGGTGCCTGACCTTGCCCTCGTCCGCTTCGTGGTAGAAGATTACGACGCCTCCTCCAAGAATGACTTCATCGGCCAGAGTACCATCCCCTTGAACAGCCTCAAGCAAG GATACCGCCATGTCCACCTCTTGTCTAAGAACGGGGACCAGCATCCGTCAGCCACCCTCTTTGTGAAGATCTCCCTCCAGGACTAG